Within the Polyodon spathula isolate WHYD16114869_AA chromosome 57, ASM1765450v1, whole genome shotgun sequence genome, the region tctatatatatatatagggctggaaataagactcctagtgCATAGCTGAgtcacccattccagtttttaatacaagcttgactagccacagtgtaaggtaacaagctcaggtgtgtcttattaaaccagaaatggatcaaactgcaatgcaatgggagtcttacttctcTCCCtgagtgtgtttatatatatatatataaaaatatttgtattggtGTCAATACCCTGTCAAAGCTAAATATATCTGCCAGTTAATACTgtcctgcttctctctctccgGAGCGGTCAATGGCATCGTGCACGACATCGAGGTCTTGAAGAAGGGCGTTGGGCTCGTCACGTTGCTCATCAGCAGCGATGGTTTTTATAAAATGAGTCGGCTCCACGTGGCACCGGACGGCTTCTTTTTCAAGGTTCACGTTTTCGTGCTGGACACCTATAAGTGTGCCAAGCCCTGCCCGGATTTTAAACTGGGTGAGTTTGGAAGCTTCCCAGTAACCAGAGGCAGCACGGAGCAACACTGTGGCTACAATGCAGATCCTTCCCTTTATAGGGAATCACGGATTACCCTCACTTCttataatacatttcaatacatttatattCTTAAATCACATCTCCAACCACCAAAGCACACTTGTCGTTTAACACTTACACAATCTATAGCAGCATGCAGTGCGTCTGAGATCAGTTATTTTAGCAGCTGGTATAATTTTATTAAGTACACtaacttaattattttatttttatatataactgcATATCTGTCCTGCCTCTTTCTTGACTTCTAACGAGAGGGACACACCTGTGGTCTAAAGTTGTAACTCAAGCTTCTTCGAGTGGGATTGTAATAGTTGTTGTAATAGCTGCAAGCATCTTTTCCACTCTACTTTCCAATTTTACCTGAAGTTAAAGTAGTCCCAGATTTATCAAAGTCTGTGAAATCTTCTGTACagaaaaattaaatacaagttcAGAAGATTGTCGGAGGTGTAGACCTAGGGTTGCCACAAAGCAGGACCTCCGAGTGGAAGTTTAAAGTCTCTTTAGAAATCCTATATCCATAACATTACTATTATAGTACTGCCAACCAATGAATATTCTGTGTCTGTTGCAGTAATATTAGATCCTCATTTATCAACTGCATTGAGTGTCTTGGGAAGGCGTATTGAATTCCCAGGACAATCCAGTTTAAAAGGGACAGGTGGCATCCCTCTGCAGATCCCTGTAACTGCCGTGCCCCTTCATGTCTTGCTGCAGGGAGCAGGTACATTGTGATGGCTCAGATCTACCACCGGAGGCGGCACCTCTCCAGTGAGCTGCTAGCACTGCTGGCTCCGAGGCTGCGGCCAGGTGACGGGCTGGTTCGCAGCAACAGCTACGTGAAGAGATTCAACAGGAAGAGGAACCAGAGGGTGCAGGAGGCGGCTTACAGCAAGTGCAGATGAGCGCAGTGGCANNNNNNNNNNNNNNNNNNNNNNNNNNNNNNNNNNNNNNNNNNNNNNNNNNNNNNNNNNNNNNNNNNNNNNNNNNNNNNNNNNNNNNNNNNNNNNNNNNNNNNNNNNNNNNNNNNNNNNNNNNNNNNNNNNNNNNNNNNNNNNNNNNNNNNNNNNNNNNNNNNNNNNNNNNNNNNNNNNNNNNNNNNNNNNNNNNNNNNNNNNNNNNNNNNNNNNNNNNNNNNNNNNNNNNNNNNNNNNNNNNNNNNNNNNNNNNNNNNNNNNNNNNNNNNNNNNNNNNNNNNNNNNNNNNNNNNNNNNNNNNNNNNNNNNNNNNNNNNNNNNNNNNNNNNNNNNNNNNNNNNNNNNNNNNNNNNNNNNNNNNNNNNNNNNNNNNNNNNNNNNNNNNNNNNNNNNNNNNNNNNNNNNNNNNNNNNNNNNNNNNNNNNNNNNNNNNNNNNNNNNNNNNNNNNNNNNNNNNNNNNNNNNNNNNNNNNNNNNNNNNNNNNNNNNNNNNNNNNNNCCTCCTTGTGTGAAGGTAGGGATCGTCTCGGAGCTGTGCAGTAGGACTAGCTCCCTGAGTGAAGGTAGGGATCGTCTCAGAGCTGTGCAGTAGGACTAGCTCCCTGAGTGAAGGTAGGGATCGTCTCAGAGCTGTGCAGTAGGACTAGCTGCCTGAGTGAAGGTAGGGATCGTGTCGGAGCTGTGCAGTAGGACTAGCTCCCTGAGTGAAGGTAGGGATCGTCTCAGAGCTGTGCAGTAGGACTAGCTCCCTGAGTGAAGGTAGGGATCGTCTCACAGCTGTGCAGTAGGACTAGCTCCCTGAGTGAAGGTAGGGATCGTGTCGGAGCTGTGCAGTAGGACTAGCTCCCTGAGTGAAGGTAGGGATCGTGTCGGAGCTGTGCAGTAGGACTAGCTCCCTGAGTGAAGGTAGGGATCGTGTCGGAGCTGTGCAGTAGGACTAGTTCCCTGAGTGAAGGTAGGGATCGTGTCAGAGCTGTGCAGTAGGACTAGTTCCCTGAGTGAAGGTGGGGACCGGACCGCTTCAGAGCTGTGATCATGGTACCTGGTCAGGGAAGCAACCATTAACTCCTAATGCAATCGCAGCCTGGCAGAAAATTCAAGAATATGCTTTTCCTCCATTTAAAAAATGGCAGACTTGTTACATACTTAAAAGACAAGGGTCTATACCATGGGGCTTTTGCCTGCAAGTGATAGCCATTTACTGTGGATGTTGTTTCAACTGTAAATCGAACGACCACAGGGAACGTTTGCAGATATTATCTATTGCAGCATTCTTTCCCCTCTCCATGTGTATGGAATCCCTTGTAGGCCCACTTGTGTAATTTAGATAATTTGAAGGTCCTGGTCAGgcagaaacttatcactattataacacatttattttcgtatataaatgatggacattgacaaaatgtttctttttttttttttttttttaataacttgatcattcatccttgaccatgacacgcttgagtgactgtgactgaagcatgtgcacttaatcacctaatcagtgagacagttgattggacactggatatggacagatttcagctgttgaattgcaagcttgaataaaagcaataaagaaaatcacagaaaaaaacaccaatatgccacgtctgtcaagagagcagcgccttcgtgcaatcaacAGGttgaggctggactagggcagcgtactgtggctcgctgtcttgggagCTCACAGCCAGCAGtctcaaacctggcgagacggtataaccagacacactgtcaatgacaggccacaaactgggagacatGTGGCTTCTAGGGCTCGGAGACCACTGAACAGGCAGATTCAGGCACTACAAAAGGAATGGGCCAGGATTCCACAGGACAACATCCGaaacctggtgcaaagcatgCGTCACAGATGCTTGAATTGCTGTCAACGCTGGCCACACACGCTACTAGCCTGTGACTTTCACAGTATCCCCCGTCCCCCCATAACTTCAGGCAGTaaaatgtcaattgttaatcagcacaataaaaagtcactgcacttgctctaaaacagaatttgtcatatatatatacacacacacacacacacacacacacacacacacacacacatacttgtagtcaaaagtttacataccccaatagaaatgtataatttctagagaTTTCtctaaaacaaagaattttaggaaaaatcttttgtagcaaaagttttgcttttgtggatgaggaagaaaagttacaagaaatagatgctTACAATTATTTGTTTCAGCAGACTGGGCGAGTGTTCAGTCTACAAGTTTTGCTGCCTCACGGAGGAGTACTGAAGCAGTGTTTTGTAAGCACTCATACAGGACTCTTGAGAAAGCAGCTCATAGCGTCTGGATTGTAAACCCTAGCCCTGGTCAACCCTGATCATTCTCTACCGAGCTCCAGGAGCTGTGTTCCAAACCGCCACATAACAGGAAGAGTTTAGAGTTTAAACCTttcagagggagggggagagggagagggacagggagggggCACACCCACTCCGCACACCAGCACCAGAGGGCCCTGCTGACTGTCATTATTGAGACTCGCTGGCTGAGTGGCTGTACAGCAGCGTGCGGGGGTATTGCGGGAGCCACAGAAATGAATGACAAGAGGACTGCCGCACACAGCAGGGTCGGACTGGGACCAGCATGGCGGCTGACTGGTTTAGACCAAGCTCCCCTGAGCTTCTCAAACCAGCTACTCCTCACACTGCAGGCCAGAACTGGTAACATTAACCTTTCCATCACTGCAGAAAGTCTCAGCGTGAAGACAATGTGAATGGGATGCTCTCcaacagtttttgttttccacctgatgtagaaataataataatgcacatatAGAGGCATGGttgagtttaataaaataacacactgtttacattaaattacattaacaatattATTATAGGTCAAATATAATAAAACTCGCTATACAGAATGTAAACGGAGGCTGTGTTTATTGTAGCTTGCCAGTATGGCAAGTAAAGTTGTCATTTATCTAACGTTAGAATACAGAGAATCAgaagtacagctctggccaaaagtttagcatcacccgaTATATAGAATGAATTATTTCTGTgccataaagttgaatgaaacctgctgaataatgttacattaacatattgaattacacaccgctttgtagttttcaatatacataacgaaaaactgacaaaaattgaaaaatgtgacataagGTACTACGCTTACGGCTTCCGGTAGGCTTTtgcgatatcgttttgtagtttctttggctacatgatgttaaataaaagctctaaaaGTGTTGGCTAGCATTGCCTGTGCTGTTTCAGGAGACAAGGGTTAAAACAAGGCCAACatggatgtaaaaaaaaagcaaacagacaGCAAGTTCAACTTAATGAAAATTTAATAAAGTAGAATCTTACAACAGTGAACAATTTACCAAAGAGGCtgttctagtgtgtgtgtgtgtgtttgtgtgtgtatgtgtctatatatatatagacacacacacacacacacacacacacacacacacacacacacacacacacacacacaatctgtggGCTAATCCTTCAAGTGCACAGACCGCATCAAGATCCCATCCACCAGGTTAACACAATATTAAAGTTTAATAAAGACTGCATGGGCTCTTGTAAGCTGTAATGCTgtaatgccttttttttaaaaatatttttattgctaGTATCCCAACAGTTTTaacaattaaactgtatttaaaaaaaaaaaaaaaatacattgaataatatttaaatataaaaagaagatgtttttatgttttaaagcattttgctCAAACACCCTTCTTAACAACCAAgattgcacaaaataaaatagttacaGGGCAGAGCAGGGGTTCCTGAGAAGCAGTTAAAAGCTGTGTTTACTTTTCACCTGGACGCGGCCGGTTTAGTTTTCAATGAAATCGGATGGACTGAGCTGTAGTTATGCCCATCAGAGCAGGAGGAGAAGGGTCCCCATGTCAGGAAGATGGGGGGTGGGGTTCAGTAATGCAGGCTGGGGTACAGCGAGTTGCTCAGCTTGTTAACTGGCCTGTAGGTGGCATACGACTGGCTGTTAGAAGACGCTGGCAGGAGGAGTAGGCCGGTGAGCTCGTCCGTGTGGCAGCGAACCATGGCCTCCTTGTAGTTGATCTTCTCCTTGGTGACGGGGTCTATCAGGTCCTTGGCGTAGTTGATGTCGTCCTGGAGCTCCCTGGCCATAGTGCCGTCGATCATCTTGCTGCTGACGGCGTCCAGCAGGTCGATGCGCCCGGCCCGCTTGGGATCTACCAGCCCTCCCGTTAGGTACTGGGCCTCCATGTAACGCATGCCGTTGTCCCGCGGCATCCAGCCCTTCTGCACGGCCTCACCAATGGAGAGCCTGTTCTTGGTGACTGGGTCCTCCACCCCGGTGAATGCTTTCTGGGCGTTGAGCAGCCTCTGGAGTTGCGCGTTATCAATCAGGCTTCGCTCGGCCGCCTTGTGGACGGAGTAGCGGTCCTTGGTGGCGATGTCGATGATCCCGCCTGTGGCGGCCTGCATCTCCAGCAGCTTCTGCGCAGTGATGGGGTCGATGAGCTTCCTGGTCACGGCACTGCGTACAGACATCTTGGAGTCTGTGCTGGAGTCGTAGATCCCCGCGATGGGGAAGTTATCCTCCTGTTGGGTGCTGGAGACGGTTCCAGACTGGTAGCTCATGTTCTGTTGGTGTGTGGTGGAGGAAAGCAATGGGGCAATTGGTTTGGGCTTGGTTTCACCGGCCACCAGCAGGGCGAACTCGGCGATGTGGATCTTGCCTTCCCTGAATCTGCGGACCTGCTCGGGAGTCACCCGGTTTTGTCTGAGTGCTTCATCGATGGAGTATTCCTTGCCACTCTTTTTGTCCAGGAGCATCGCAATCTGTCCACTGGAGCTCCTGGTGGCGATCTCCTCCCAGTCGCACTCCTGCTCTTGGAGTTTGATGTACTGGCTGTGGTCGATCAGGCCTCTCTTGTAAGCCTCGTAGGGGGACATGTCTTTGCCCGTGTCGGGGTCGAAGATGGAGATCTTAGTGGAAAGGTTGCTCTCGTATGTGTGCATCTCGTTCTGCTTCTCCTCATTCTTCAGTTTCTCCAACAGCCCCCGGAGGGtgagctccctctggtggagcttGTCTTTCTCCTGCAGGATGTCCTGTTCAAGCCGCAGCATCTCCGCCTCCATCTTAATGCTCTTCTCCCTGTTTACCTGACTCCTCTCACTCATCAGCTTGGAGTGCTGCTGGTAGGAAATGCTCAAATGCTGCTTCTCCATGCTCAGTGTCTTCAAGTCCTTCTCAACAGTCTCCTTATCCCTACGCAGGGCATCCCTGGTCTGAATAAGCATGGACTCCTCCTGGGAGATGCTGCTCCTCGTGTTCTCCAGTCTGCTGAGACGGTCCGAGAGACGCTGCAGCTCATCCTCTGCGTCCCTCCTTGCGTTCCTCTCCTGGTTCAGCTGGTCCCTGATCCTTGTTCGTTCGCCTTCCACGAGTCTGTCTTTCTCTACCCTGATCACCTCTTTGTAAACTGTCTTCTCCATGGACTTCTCCCTGGTCAGGACCTCCACCTTGATCTGGATGTTCCTGAACTCTCTCTCCAGCCTCAGGATGTCGTTCCTCTCTTTCTCCAGCTCGCCCCGCAAGCTACTGGATACCTTCTCCAAGTGGGGGTCTCTCTCCACCTTCAGAACCTCCTCCATGATGATCTTCTCCTCGATGGGCGGCGGGGCCGAATTGATCTCTGTGATGCGGGTCTTTATTTGCCTGAGCTCCATCTCCAATTGGATCTTCTTGCTGCGCTCGTCCTGTTGGTTCAGgatcctctccttctcctccaccAGGGCACGGAGCTGCTGCACTTCCAGCTCCAGCTTCCTCCTGGTCTTCACCTCCTCATCCAGACTCCTGCTCAGCTTCTCATGCTCCATGGCCTGCCTGGGGTCCTTCTGCAGCCGTGTGACTTCCTGGACCACCACCTTCTCCTGGGGCTTCTGCCTCTCGAGGAGGATGTACGCGTTCTGCAGGTCGAAAACTTTTTCCTCCGTGGCTCTGCGCTGTTGACCTTCGTCACGCAGCTCCCTCCGAAGGCGGTCCAATTCCTTCTCCAGGAGGGGGTCGTTTTCGTACCTGATCACCTCCTTGGAAACTAGCTTGGTTTCCACCTTGGACTTCTCTACCTTCCACTCGTCCCTCTCCTTGCGCATGCGGAGGAGCAGCTCATAGGAACTGTTGTAGCTGGAGTTCTGCCGCTCCAGCTGCTGCTTCATCCTCTCAATCTCCCGCAGGGTCTCTGGGCTCTTCTCCAGTTTCACCACCTCCTGGATCACCTCTTTTATTTCCACCTTTGACTGCTGAGACCTCAGGGCATTCAGGTCCACCATGACCTTCTTGATGTCTACCTCCAGTTCTTCTCGTTGCTTGATGGAGTCCTGCAGCTCTCTCCTGAGGCGGACCAGCTCCCTCTCTGTTTCCGGGTCGACCCGGAAGATCTCCTTGACAATCTCCTTGATTTCCACCTTCTGTTTCATTACATTCACTTGCGAGAAGCGGAGCTGTAGGTTGGTAAACTCCTTTAGCAGGTTGGAGGTGGTGTTCCTCTCCTCTTCCAGGGCAGTGCGGAGCCTAGCGGACTCCTTGATGAGCATGGGGTCCTGCTCCACTTTCTTCACCTCCTTTGTGATGATCTTGGGCTCCACTGAGGGAATGATCCTCTCCAAGGTGTTGATCTGGCTCCTCGTTTGGAAGATGAGGTCATTCAAGGATTTGCTCCTCTGGCTTTCGTCAGCAATCTGCTTCTCAAAGGTCCTGCATGCCATTAACATCTCAGGGTCTTTCTCTAACTTTACCACCTCTTTCATCACCATCCTCTCCCTGACTTTGGGCTTCTGCTGCTCCAGGATGGTGATCTCGGTCCTCATGTGCACTGTCTCGCTCTCCAACGTCCGCAACTCTTCTTTCAGTCTGTGGATCTCTTCTCTCAGTTTGGCTGCGTCTCTCTCCAGCTGGGGGTCAGTCTCAATCTGGGTCACTTCCTTGGTCAGTAACTGGGGCTTGATGGCCTTCATTTCCTTCTCCAGGACCATGATCTTCTTGCTCGTCACGTCGATTTCAGTCTGAGTGGAGGAGCGCCTCATGTTCTCATCTTCTATCTTGCTCCTCAGGGTGAAGAGGTCGCTCTCCAGTTTGGGGTCTCGGTAGTACTGCACCACCTCCTTCTCCTCAACcctctccacccctctcctgccCTTCAAGATCGTCAGCCTCTTCCTGGTCTCTGCCAGCTCGTTCTCCACGCGGGTGCGTCGGGAAATCTCGTTCTCCAGTTCGGTCTTCAGGCTGTCTGTCTCGTTGATGCTTTTCAGCTGGCTCTCTTGCTGGAGTTGCTGTTGAATCACCACCTGATTGACTTGCTGTTCCTTCTGCAGATTGTAACAGAGAATGCATGAGTTGGGGGAATTGTTATACAATCTACAAAATGCATACATGTAATAAAAATAGGTCTCATTTTTAATATGATCACACAGACACAGCATTTACACTACTTAATCAA harbors:
- the LOC121307529 gene encoding envoplakin-like is translated as MFKKKEATIKAPPKISKSEVNDLALLIARMQKNADQVEKDILRSEEKLIVDHSNRSKGKAFEYQKVNADNLSDAERLLKDLFLDVDKAKKRQHPQAAEIDKDIKLLHERWSKACTQYREVYDHLDLSNSSSGIDWPQILNQKQRQVNGGVYGPTLPELEKQIAEHNILHKEVEQYGPQIENSKTSNPEKYAKIQEQYKNLLDNSQWRGHYLGSLYDYMQGCTKELAYLNEQQEQVLKQDWSDRMADHADVRRKYENFKTNSLMTHESEVNKLQDDGDRLIEMKHPASPTIQAHRDAVRNEWQSFLNLCICQESHLQNVEDYKKFQDDVDTVSQSVQKLNTELDPKSLGLKSNNEILRTVESQEKSILQNELLLADLKKRSPRIAPLKLRRSRISKPVSVESLCDWDSGKAEVTRGEKFTLKDNTDNENWVVQASNGVTKSLPGVCFIIPPPDPETIDKLDRLNNDVNELKRNRADLQSSLKRQTVEVNRSQKAAGVYSSNDEPQARKFSERLDLINGDLVQTEKDIVNRLRAPLNRSAAPQDVSSRLQDQERTNKALKSIGVEKDTAQQEIEAFLSTKPSSPTAAALPNKLNNVKSKYDEVSALSSLYTQKANAALNLENDIKKADGIISKFEHELAADTGIVNNPSAIQARNRELQTMQNDLSEKDDIMMKLGKDLDVTQQQCNSLQKGFQEYCPDIKKQEAEVQRLRERHASVASQIGQREQLTQEASRKNQSLQNSCQSLINFMDNLPNNKISSSDGLSQVTNKYNSQKRVVEDIKRKGGDMDRTVDLSQDLQMLLNDYDTVSDKYRSSLDSTIGAQDAKKLRTTPLQDSIQKQEKDLVNHYTQVSAENKQLLNQLDYASKVMGKKEQQVNQVVIQQQLQQESQLKSINETDSLKTELENEISRRTRVENELAETRKRLTILKGRRGVERVEEKEVVQYYRDPKLESDLFTLRSKIEDENMRRSSTQTEIDVTSKKIMVLEKEMKAIKPQLLTKEVTQIETDPQLERDAAKLREEIHRLKEELRTLESETVHMRTEITILEQQKPKVRERMVMKEVVKLEKDPEMLMACRTFEKQIADESQRSKSLNDLIFQTRSQINTLERIIPSVEPKIITKEVKKVEQDPMLIKESARLRTALEEERNTTSNLLKEFTNLQLRFSQVNVMKQKVEIKEIVKEIFRVDPETERELVRLRRELQDSIKQREELEVDIKKVMVDLNALRSQQSKVEIKEVIQEVVKLEKSPETLREIERMKQQLERQNSSYNSSYELLLRMRKERDEWKVEKSKVETKLVSKEVIRYENDPLLEKELDRLRRELRDEGQQRRATEEKVFDLQNAYILLERQKPQEKVVVQEVTRLQKDPRQAMEHEKLSRSLDEEVKTRRKLELEVQQLRALVEEKERILNQQDERSKKIQLEMELRQIKTRITEINSAPPPIEEKIIMEEVLKVERDPHLEKVSSSLRGELEKERNDILRLEREFRNIQIKVEVLTREKSMEKTVYKEVIRVEKDRLVEGERTRIRDQLNQERNARRDAEDELQRLSDRLSRLENTRSSISQEESMLIQTRDALRRDKETVEKDLKTLSMEKQHLSISYQQHSKLMSERSQVNREKSIKMEAEMLRLEQDILQEKDKLHQRELTLRGLLEKLKNEEKQNEMHTYESNLSTKISIFDPDTGKDMSPYEAYKRGLIDHSQYIKLQEQECDWEEIATRSSSGQIAMLLDKKSGKEYSIDEALRQNRVTPEQVRRFREGKIHIAEFALLVAGETKPKPIAPLLSSTTHQQNMSYQSGTVSSTQQEDNFPIAGIYDSSTDSKMSVRSAVTRKLIDPITAQKLLEMQAATGGIIDIATKDRYSVHKAAERSLIDNAQLQRLLNAQKAFTGVEDPVTKNRLSIGEAVQKGWMPRDNGMRYMEAQYLTGGLVDPKRAGRIDLLDAVSSKMIDGTMARELQDDINYAKDLIDPVTKEKINYKEAMVRCHTDELTGLLLLPASSNSQSYATYRPVNKLSNSLYPSLHY